The Aeoliella mucimassa genome includes the window GACCGAATCAATCTTGTCGCTGGGAGCATCGTCGGCCTTCAGTTCGCGAAGCTGGTCGCGTACCAGGTCGATCCGCTGGCTGTACTGTTCGAGTTCCTTGATCAACGGCTGCACCCGGCGAGTACGCAGGCTCAGCTCCTCGACCAGGATCAGCATCTTCTCGCGACGACGCAGGAAGCGGCGACGCACTACGCGACGATCTTCGCTCGACAGCGTCCGGCGAGTCAGTTGCTCGAAGTCGGCCTTCTGGGCTTCCATCAGCGAGCGGAGCGTCGCCAGGTTGCCGGGCATGCGACCCTGCACTTGCTCTTTGGTCAGGTGCTCGGTGAGCGACACCTTAATCGTACGATCGAAAGGCAGCTCGCCCGATTGCACGCGTTCCAGCGTTTTCACGGTAGCTTCCAACGCGTGGAACGAACGCAGCAGGTTGCGACGGAAACGCTTGCGAGTCAGCTCAATCTTCTTGGCCATCGCAATTTCTTCCTCACGCGTCAGCAGCGGGATCTCTGCCATTTGCGAAAGGTACATGCGAATCGGGTCGCTCGAGTAGTGCGGGCCAGCGTCGGGCAGTTGTTTGCCTTCGCTCTGGGTGGCCGCGGCAACGACGTCGGAGAACTTGCGGACGTTGGGATCGTCGACGATTTCGATGCCCATCGAGTCCAAAGCCGACAGCAATTGATCGACTGGCTCGGTGCCGTAGGTTTCGTCGGGCAGATAGGTACCGACTTGTTCGTAAGTGAGAAAGCCTTGCTCTTTGGCAACACCAAGCAGAGCTTGCAGATCTTGATCGAGATGCGGGGTCATCGTCGAACTCCTTGTGTACATCCTGTACACACTGGGGGGGAAGTGACGTTTGGCGTCCCTGGCAGCTCATGGGCCGCCGCCGAGGGTCACCGGGCCGGCGAACCACTCTATCCATCCGTGGAGAGAGACCCTGATTGCCGGCGTTTCAAGTTTTCGAAGAGTTTGCTAAGTAACTCCTCCTCTTGGTTTGCGTCGAGCTTACCTTCGCGAAGGTGAGCGATTTCGGCTCGTCGCACTATTTGTTCATTCTGATGGCGATAATGATCCACCAAATCACGGAGTCGTTCGTCGTGGTCGCTTTCCTGCTTTTCGTTTGCCGACTCGTCGAGGTCGATGAGCAACTTCTGTTGTCGCTCGTGGGTGGCTAGTGCCAGCAGTCGGTCGAAGGTAACAGGCTGGTGAGCTTCGTGCAATTGTCGGCACTGCTCATACAACCAAATCGCGGGACGACTCACCATTGCCGTTAATGGAATGGATGTGATGATTGGACCCACGAGCGAAGCATCCGACAAGACCAATTCAAAGATTTCTTGCTCCCAGCGTGATAGCAATGCTTGCGCACTCGGCGGCTGCGAAACCTCGGTGCTATCAGTGATCGATTGATCAGATCCGATGCGAGTGAGTTTGGTGTCGCTGCGACGTAATACCTTTAAACGCTCGCGAATTTCTTCGTCGCGCAAATGAAACTTTCGCGCAATGCGTCCCAGCACCTGGCTCTCGCGAACCAACGTAGCCGATCCAGCTTGCCCCGCTTGCACGTTCACTTTTGCTAGCACCGCCAAAATTTCTTCGACCGCTTCGGCTGCCACATGGGTGGAGGGATTCGCCCCCACCCGGCTTTCGATTTGTCGCAACTTGTACTCAAGTGCGTCGACCGCGGTGTCGATAAGCGACTGCCAGGCTTCGCGCCCGTTGGCCCGCAGGAAATCGCATGGGTCTTGGCCTTCCGGCAGCGCAAGAATGCGGAGATCGACTTGGTTGGCGACAAACAGTTCGAGCACTTCCGAGGTGCGTCGCTGCCCGGCCTCGTCGCCGTCGAGCACTAAGACCACCTGGTCGGTAAACCGACGCAACAGGTGCAAATGCCGCTCGCCTAATGCGGTACCGCAGCAGGCCACCGCGTTGGCAATGCCATGCTGGTGGGCCATGATCACGTCGGTGTAGCCCTCCATCACCACCAAATGCCCGGTGTCCTTCACCGCATCGCGGGCGATGTCCAGCGCGTAAAGCTGATCGCTCTTGCTGTAGAGCGGAGTCTCCGGCGAGTTCACGTACTTGGCCGAGCGATCGTCGGCAAACTGCGGCAACACCCGCCCGCCGAACGCGATCGGGCGACTGCGAACGTCGCGGATGGGAAAGATCAATCGGCCGCGGAATCGGTCGTAGTAGCCGCCGCCGTCGCGGGAGCCGATCAGCCCCACGCGTTCGAGCACCGCAGGCGAGAACCGAGTTTGCCGCGACTGGCGAACCATCCACTCCCAGTCGGGCGCGGAGAAGCCGATCTGAAACTGCTCCCGCATTTGTTCGTTGATGCCACGGTCGGCCAGGTATTCCAGCACTGACTGGGCGTGCGGCGACTGCCGCAGGTGTTGCTGAAACAGCCCCGCGGCCCACTCCATGGCAGCCAGTTGCGTGCGTTTGTCGCCAGGGCT containing:
- the dnaG gene encoding DNA primase, which encodes MDFGASHDTKEQIRQAVDIVDLASNYLQLRRQGRIYVAHCPWHDDSRPSLQINPERQTYKCWVCDIGGDIFSFLMRLENLEFREVLEMLAERTGISLAATAAPTVEPGSPGDKRTQLAAMEWAAGLFQQHLRQSPHAQSVLEYLADRGINEQMREQFQIGFSAPDWEWMVRQSRQTRFSPAVLERVGLIGSRDGGGYYDRFRGRLIFPIRDVRSRPIAFGGRVLPQFADDRSAKYVNSPETPLYSKSDQLYALDIARDAVKDTGHLVVMEGYTDVIMAHQHGIANAVACCGTALGERHLHLLRRFTDQVVLVLDGDEAGQRRTSEVLELFVANQVDLRILALPEGQDPCDFLRANGREAWQSLIDTAVDALEYKLRQIESRVGANPSTHVAAEAVEEILAVLAKVNVQAGQAGSATLVRESQVLGRIARKFHLRDEEIRERLKVLRRSDTKLTRIGSDQSITDSTEVSQPPSAQALLSRWEQEIFELVLSDASLVGPIITSIPLTAMVSRPAIWLYEQCRQLHEAHQPVTFDRLLALATHERQQKLLIDLDESANEKQESDHDERLRDLVDHYRHQNEQIVRRAEIAHLREGKLDANQEEELLSKLFENLKRRQSGSLSTDG